The proteins below come from a single Nocardiopsis gilva YIM 90087 genomic window:
- a CDS encoding FAD-linked oxidase C-terminal domain-containing protein gives MPEPVHALVPRLRAICGDDGVLTDTAQRRTYESDALTYHAEVPGVVVLPTSTEQIADVVRLCAESGVPFVPRGAGTGLSAGALPRDDGVLITTSRMRRIIEIDLENECAVVEPGVANLDITKAVAPHGYYYAPDPSSQQVCSVGGNIAENSGGAHCLKYGFTVNHVLGLQIVTPRGDVVRLGGKAADAPGYDLIGAFVGSEGTLGIATEITVRLTRAPQRVSTVLAAFETTDAGGAAVSAIIAAGVLPAAVEMMDALSIEAAEQAVACGYPPGAGAVLIVELDGPAADVEAYAAVVERLCREAGAFEIRSADDPAQRARIWKGRKSAFAAVGRISPAYIVQDGVVPRTALPEVLRRIAELSARSGIRVANVFHAGDGNLHPLVLFDDAEPGAAERAAEVSGTILDLCIEHGGSITGEHGVGVDKACQMPTMFGPADLDTFDRFRRAFDPQGIANPEKLLPTPRLCGERPAVRRGEHPLVAEGTAELF, from the coding sequence ATGCCGGAACCGGTTCACGCGCTGGTCCCGCGCCTACGCGCGATCTGCGGCGACGACGGTGTCCTCACCGACACCGCGCAGCGCCGCACCTACGAGAGCGACGCGCTCACCTACCACGCCGAGGTGCCCGGGGTGGTCGTCCTGCCCACCAGCACCGAGCAGATCGCCGACGTCGTACGGCTGTGCGCCGAGTCCGGTGTGCCCTTCGTCCCCCGAGGCGCCGGAACCGGGCTGTCGGCCGGGGCGCTGCCGCGCGACGACGGCGTCCTGATCACCACCTCCCGGATGCGCCGCATCATCGAGATCGACCTCGAGAACGAGTGCGCCGTCGTCGAGCCGGGCGTGGCCAACCTCGACATCACCAAGGCCGTGGCGCCGCACGGCTACTACTACGCGCCCGACCCCTCCAGCCAGCAGGTGTGCTCGGTGGGCGGCAACATCGCGGAGAACTCGGGCGGGGCGCACTGCCTGAAGTACGGCTTCACCGTCAACCACGTACTCGGCCTGCAGATCGTGACCCCGCGGGGGGACGTCGTGCGGCTGGGCGGCAAGGCCGCCGACGCCCCCGGCTACGACCTCATCGGCGCGTTCGTCGGCTCCGAGGGCACGCTGGGCATCGCCACCGAGATCACCGTGCGGCTGACGCGGGCCCCGCAGCGGGTGAGCACCGTGCTCGCCGCGTTCGAGACCACGGACGCCGGAGGCGCCGCCGTGTCGGCGATCATCGCCGCCGGTGTGCTGCCCGCCGCCGTGGAGATGATGGACGCGCTGTCCATCGAGGCCGCTGAGCAGGCGGTGGCCTGCGGCTACCCCCCGGGCGCCGGGGCGGTGCTGATCGTCGAGCTCGACGGTCCGGCCGCCGATGTGGAGGCCTACGCCGCCGTGGTCGAGCGGCTGTGCCGCGAGGCCGGGGCGTTCGAGATCCGCTCCGCCGACGACCCCGCGCAGCGGGCGCGCATCTGGAAGGGCCGCAAGTCGGCGTTTGCCGCCGTCGGCCGCATCAGCCCCGCCTACATCGTGCAGGACGGCGTCGTTCCCCGCACCGCCCTGCCCGAGGTGCTGCGCCGCATCGCCGAGCTGTCCGCGCGTTCCGGGATCCGCGTGGCCAATGTCTTCCACGCTGGCGACGGCAACCTGCACCCGCTCGTGCTCTTCGACGACGCCGAACCGGGCGCGGCCGAGCGCGCCGCCGAGGTCTCGGGCACCATCCTCGACCTGTGCATCGAGCACGGCGGCTCGATCACCGGCGAGCACGGGGTGGGGGTCGACAAGGCCTGCCAGATGCCGACCATGTTCGGCCCGGCCGACCTGGACACCTTCGACCGCTTCCGGCGGGCCTTCGATCCGCAGGGCATCGCCAATCCGGAGAAGCTGCTGCCCACGCCGCGGCTGTGCGGCGAGCGCCCGGCGGTCCGGAGGGGCGAACACCCGCTGGTGGCGGAGGGGACGGCCGAGCTGTTCTGA
- the aceB gene encoding malate synthase A: MGATNGVEVTGPLHERYNEILTDDALALIADLHRRFEGRRQELLAARKRRQAEISAGADLDFLPETREIREDPSWKVAPPAPGITDRRVEITGPTDRKMTINALNSGAKVWLADFEDANTPLWENMIGGQLNLRDALDRTIDFSTPEGKSYALKDDGELATIVVRPRGWHLDEKHILVDGQRTSGGIVDFALYFFHCARRQLDKGKGPYFYLPKMESHLEARLWNEIFVVAQERLGIPRGTIRATVLIETIPAAFEMEEILYELREHSAGLNAGRWDYLFSMIKVHRTRGRRFLLPERNAVTMTAPFMRAYTELLVSTCHKRGAFAIGGMAAFIPSRRDPEVNERALAKVRDDKTRESGDGFDGSWVAHPDLVPVAMEIFDGVLGERPNQLDRTRDDVTVKADDLLAVDATEGGITEAGLRSNIDVALQYLAAWIGGNGAVAIHNLMEDAATAEISRSQIWQWLHNDVTLDDGPKVTRELVDRIIDEELAKLREASGAAFDAKLFERARELFKEVSLADDYADFLTLPAYERMP; this comes from the coding sequence ATGGGCGCCACGAACGGGGTCGAGGTCACCGGCCCCCTGCACGAGCGGTACAACGAGATCCTCACCGATGACGCACTCGCGCTCATCGCCGATCTGCACCGGAGGTTCGAGGGCCGCCGTCAAGAGCTGCTGGCCGCGCGCAAGCGTCGCCAGGCCGAGATCTCGGCCGGTGCCGACCTCGACTTCCTGCCGGAGACCCGGGAGATCCGGGAGGACCCGAGCTGGAAGGTCGCACCGCCCGCTCCCGGGATCACCGACCGCCGCGTGGAGATCACCGGCCCCACCGACCGCAAGATGACGATCAACGCGCTCAACTCCGGCGCGAAGGTGTGGCTGGCCGACTTCGAGGACGCCAACACCCCGCTGTGGGAGAACATGATCGGCGGCCAGCTCAACCTGCGCGACGCGCTGGACCGCACCATCGACTTCTCGACCCCCGAAGGCAAGAGCTACGCGCTGAAGGACGACGGCGAACTCGCCACCATCGTCGTCCGCCCCCGCGGATGGCACCTGGACGAGAAGCACATCCTGGTCGACGGCCAGCGCACCTCCGGCGGCATCGTCGACTTCGCGCTCTACTTCTTCCACTGCGCGCGCCGCCAGCTCGACAAGGGCAAGGGTCCCTACTTCTACCTGCCCAAGATGGAGAGCCACCTCGAAGCGCGGCTGTGGAACGAGATCTTCGTCGTCGCCCAGGAGCGCCTCGGCATCCCGCGCGGCACCATCCGCGCCACCGTGCTCATCGAGACGATCCCCGCCGCCTTCGAGATGGAGGAGATCCTCTACGAGCTGCGCGAGCACTCCGCCGGGCTCAACGCCGGGCGCTGGGACTACCTCTTCAGCATGATCAAGGTGCACCGCACCCGCGGCCGCCGCTTCCTGCTCCCCGAGCGCAACGCGGTCACCATGACCGCCCCGTTCATGCGCGCCTACACCGAGCTGCTCGTCAGCACCTGCCACAAGCGCGGCGCCTTCGCCATCGGCGGCATGGCCGCCTTCATCCCCAGCCGCCGCGACCCCGAGGTCAACGAGCGCGCCCTGGCCAAGGTGCGCGACGACAAGACCCGCGAGTCCGGCGACGGCTTCGACGGCTCCTGGGTGGCCCACCCCGACCTGGTCCCGGTCGCCATGGAGATCTTCGACGGCGTCCTGGGCGAGCGTCCCAACCAGCTCGACCGGACCCGCGACGACGTCACCGTCAAGGCCGACGACCTGCTGGCGGTCGACGCCACCGAGGGCGGCATCACCGAAGCCGGGCTGCGCTCCAACATCGACGTGGCGCTGCAGTACCTGGCCGCGTGGATCGGCGGGAACGGCGCCGTCGCCATCCACAACCTCATGGAGGACGCCGCCACCGCCGAGATCTCCCGCTCCCAGATCTGGCAGTGGCTGCACAACGACGTCACCCTCGACGACGGGCCCAAGGTCACCCGTGAGCTCGTCGACCGCATCATCGACGAGGAGCTGGCCAAGCTCCGCGAGGCCAGCGGCGCGGCGTTCGACGCCAAGCTGTTCGAGCGCGCCAGGGAACTGTTCAAGGAGGTCTCCCTGGCCGACGACTACGCCGACTTCCTGACCCTTCCGGCCTACGAGCGGATGCCGTAA
- the hflX gene encoding GTPase HflX, translating to MNTAYDHGSAPTARIHAQGMDGGRDAIAVGDLDTDALLASGTGSDDAATPDQGEMELADRHALRRVAGLSTELTDVTEVEYRALRLERVVLIGVWTSGTQADADNSLMELKQLAETAGAMVLEGATQRRPKPDPATYVGRGKASELRDIVESTGADTLICDGELTPGQLRQLEDVVKVKVIDRTALILDIFAQHARSREGKAQVELAQLNYLLPRLRGWGDSLSRQAGGRAGGNGGVGLRGPGETKIETDRRRINARMAKLRRQLSQMGTAREVKRDQRRVRQVPAVAIAGYTNAGKSSLLNRLTGAGVLVENALFATLDPTVRQARTPDGRGFTLSDTVGFVRHLPHQLVEAFRSTLEEVADADLILHVVDASHADPEQQVASVREVFGEIGAQDVPELIVFNKTDAADPIVLKQLRTREPRSVEVSARTGNGVSELIEAVSEALPELDREVRVVLPYERGDLVSRVHEEGRIVAEEHTGDGTSLHAYVPAFLAGKLEEFAVPVG from the coding sequence ATGAATACTGCTTACGACCACGGCTCCGCACCCACCGCGCGTATCCACGCGCAGGGCATGGACGGCGGCCGTGACGCGATCGCCGTCGGAGACCTGGATACCGATGCGCTGCTCGCTTCCGGGACCGGATCCGACGACGCCGCGACCCCCGACCAGGGGGAAATGGAGCTTGCCGACCGTCACGCGCTGCGCCGGGTCGCGGGGCTCTCCACCGAACTCACCGACGTCACCGAAGTCGAGTACCGTGCCCTGCGCCTGGAGCGGGTCGTCCTCATCGGTGTGTGGACCTCCGGTACCCAGGCCGACGCCGACAACTCGCTCATGGAGCTCAAGCAGCTCGCCGAGACAGCGGGCGCGATGGTGCTCGAAGGCGCCACCCAGCGCCGCCCCAAGCCCGACCCGGCCACCTACGTCGGCCGCGGCAAGGCGAGCGAACTGCGCGACATCGTCGAGAGTACCGGCGCCGACACCCTGATCTGCGACGGAGAACTCACCCCCGGCCAGCTGCGCCAGCTGGAGGACGTCGTCAAGGTGAAGGTCATCGACCGCACCGCACTCATCCTCGACATCTTCGCCCAGCACGCGCGCAGCCGCGAGGGTAAGGCCCAGGTCGAACTCGCCCAGCTCAACTACCTGCTGCCGCGCCTGCGCGGCTGGGGTGACTCCCTGTCCCGGCAGGCGGGCGGACGCGCCGGCGGCAACGGCGGCGTCGGCCTGCGCGGCCCCGGTGAGACCAAGATCGAAACCGACCGGCGCCGCATCAACGCCCGGATGGCCAAGCTGCGCCGCCAGCTCTCCCAGATGGGCACGGCCCGCGAGGTCAAGCGCGACCAGCGCCGGGTGCGGCAGGTGCCGGCGGTGGCCATCGCCGGATACACCAACGCGGGCAAGTCGAGTCTGCTCAACCGGCTGACCGGCGCGGGCGTGCTGGTCGAGAACGCGCTGTTCGCCACCCTGGACCCGACCGTCCGCCAGGCCCGTACGCCCGACGGCCGCGGGTTCACGCTGAGCGACACCGTCGGATTCGTCCGGCATCTGCCGCACCAGCTGGTCGAGGCGTTCCGCTCGACGCTGGAGGAGGTCGCCGACGCCGACCTGATCCTGCACGTGGTCGACGCCTCGCACGCCGATCCCGAGCAGCAGGTCGCCTCCGTACGCGAGGTGTTCGGTGAGATCGGCGCCCAGGACGTTCCCGAACTGATCGTCTTCAACAAGACCGACGCCGCCGACCCGATCGTGCTCAAGCAGCTGCGCACGCGGGAGCCGCGCTCCGTCGAGGTGTCCGCGCGCACGGGCAACGGCGTGTCGGAGCTGATCGAGGCGGTCTCGGAGGCGCTGCCGGAGCTCGACCGGGAAGTCCGGGTTGTGCTCCCCTACGAGCGGGGCGACCTGGTTTCCCGTGTTCACGAGGAGGGCCGGATCGTCGCCGAGGAGCACACCGGCGACGGAACGTCCCTGCACGCCTACGTGCCCGCGTTCCTGGCCGGGAAGCTGGAGGAGTTCGCCGTCCCGGTCGGCTGA
- a CDS encoding amidohydrolase family protein, with translation MTVRLLTNIGRLWTGTDLLSNAAMLIQHDRVAWVGPAAELPQSLPGIIEDIVDVDEVDNLGGGLVTPGLIDAHCHPVYAGNRYAEITMRASGASKTEITGAGGGVASTVTVTRGTDPWTLCNAVRERLRHWVLSGCTTVEAKTGYHLTRDGELSDIRLLRSLEEEPGMPRLHATFFAAHAVPPEYFGRPHDYVDAVCSWLSDAAQAGADGVDVYCDNQQFTADDAHRLLSAGQGSGLKTHMHACAKPRHGAVRLATDLQCTSVDLVHETDEEDILALAKTTTPVVVCPTTSLHEHSNPPVRALLDHGVPVGLGTDHNPGQSGLTSLPTAIALAIAMFNMSVLEALRAATVGGAFALGLTDRGVLTPGCYADIVQWDADHEGAFAWSYGLKTLRVWRGGETIR, from the coding sequence ATGACAGTGCGACTGCTCACGAACATCGGACGGTTGTGGACCGGGACCGACCTCCTCAGCAACGCCGCCATGCTGATCCAGCACGACCGGGTCGCGTGGGTGGGACCCGCCGCGGAGCTCCCGCAGAGCCTCCCCGGCATCATCGAAGACATCGTCGACGTCGACGAGGTGGACAACCTCGGTGGCGGACTGGTCACCCCCGGACTGATCGACGCGCACTGCCACCCCGTCTACGCGGGCAACCGCTACGCCGAGATCACGATGCGCGCCAGCGGCGCCTCCAAGACCGAGATCACCGGAGCCGGTGGCGGCGTCGCCTCGACCGTGACCGTCACACGCGGGACCGACCCGTGGACCCTGTGCAACGCGGTGCGGGAGCGGCTGCGGCACTGGGTGCTGTCGGGCTGCACCACCGTGGAGGCCAAGACGGGATACCACCTGACGCGTGATGGCGAACTCTCCGACATCCGGCTGCTGCGCTCCCTGGAGGAGGAACCGGGCATGCCCCGGCTGCACGCCACCTTCTTCGCCGCGCACGCTGTGCCGCCAGAGTACTTCGGGCGTCCGCACGACTATGTCGACGCGGTCTGCTCCTGGCTCAGCGACGCAGCCCAGGCCGGGGCCGACGGCGTGGACGTGTACTGCGACAACCAGCAGTTCACCGCCGATGACGCCCACCGGCTGCTGTCGGCGGGCCAGGGCTCAGGCCTCAAGACCCACATGCACGCCTGCGCCAAGCCCCGCCACGGCGCCGTCCGGCTGGCCACCGACCTGCAGTGCACGTCCGTCGACCTCGTGCACGAGACCGACGAGGAGGACATCCTCGCGCTGGCCAAGACGACCACCCCGGTCGTGGTGTGCCCGACGACGTCGCTGCACGAGCACAGCAATCCCCCGGTCCGGGCACTGCTCGACCACGGTGTCCCGGTCGGCCTGGGCACCGACCACAACCCCGGACAGTCGGGCCTGACCTCACTGCCCACGGCGATCGCCCTGGCCATAGCGATGTTCAACATGAGCGTCCTGGAGGCACTGCGGGCCGCCACTGTTGGCGGTGCCTTCGCCCTCGGCCTCACCGACCGGGGCGTTCTCACCCCGGGCTGCTACGCCGACATCGTCCAGTGGGACGCCGACCACGAGGGCGCCTTCGCCTGGTCCTACGGCCTGAAGACCCTGCGCGTGTGGCGCGGCGGCGAGACCATCAGGTGA
- a CDS encoding alpha/beta hydrolase, translating to MAIVALDLLAGHPDRLRRVVVHEPPLVELLDDPAPHRALFAEVRDTFRTQGAGPAMARFSEGLGERPAEKATEIPPEIQEMAPRMHANMPVFLEHMLCPFTGTVPDVAALQGVPHKLVPAVGRDSRGQVPLYGPATRLGELLGIEVVEFPGGHVGCTEHPKEFAKQLLASLV from the coding sequence ATGGCCATCGTCGCCCTCGACCTATTGGCCGGCCATCCCGACCGACTGCGCCGCGTGGTCGTCCACGAGCCACCACTTGTCGAACTACTCGACGATCCTGCTCCCCACCGCGCCCTCTTCGCCGAGGTCCGCGATACCTTCCGCACCCAGGGGGCCGGTCCGGCCATGGCCCGCTTCAGTGAAGGCCTGGGGGAACGGCCCGCCGAGAAGGCGACCGAAATCCCGCCCGAGATTCAGGAGATGGCCCCGCGCATGCACGCCAACATGCCTGTCTTCCTGGAACATATGCTGTGCCCGTTCACGGGAACCGTGCCGGACGTCGCCGCACTTCAAGGTGTCCCGCACAAACTTGTCCCGGCGGTGGGTCGCGACTCGCGCGGCCAAGTGCCGCTCTACGGACCGGCCACCCGGCTGGGGGAGCTGCTCGGCATCGAGGTCGTGGAATTCCCCGGTGGGCACGTCGGGTGCACCGAGCACCCGAAGGAGTTCGCCAAGCAGCTGCTGGCGTCGCTCGTTTAG
- the holA gene encoding DNA polymerase III subunit delta: MGSTSVSPITVVVGDEELLVDRAVAELVASVRADDPDVDVHDLVPSQVTAGKLVECTSPSLFGERRIVVLRSAQDLTKDLATEVTGYLKAPADDVIMVLVHAGGAKGKALLEAAVKAGGKRINCPKPTKANERLQFIKGEFSRAGRQITADAAQSLLDAIGNDLRELAAACTQLVADTEGRVDAAAVARYHTGKAEASGFTVADRAVEGRLPEALEQLRWSLAVGTAPVLINSALAGAVRGLAVAAQPPRGMSEADLAKRAKVPPWKLKTLRQQARGWSPQGVARAMEVIAETDALIKGAGRDPAYALERAVIEIASARSLRS, translated from the coding sequence ATGGGATCCACCTCCGTCTCCCCGATCACCGTCGTCGTCGGCGACGAGGAACTCCTCGTCGACCGGGCCGTGGCCGAACTGGTCGCCTCCGTGCGCGCCGACGACCCCGACGTGGACGTCCACGATCTGGTCCCGAGTCAGGTGACAGCCGGAAAACTGGTGGAGTGCACCTCACCCTCGCTGTTCGGTGAACGCCGCATCGTGGTGCTGCGCTCCGCCCAGGACCTCACCAAGGACCTCGCGACCGAGGTGACCGGGTATCTCAAGGCCCCGGCCGACGACGTCATCATGGTGCTGGTCCACGCCGGGGGCGCAAAGGGGAAGGCGCTTCTCGAAGCGGCGGTGAAGGCCGGTGGCAAGCGGATCAACTGCCCGAAGCCGACCAAGGCGAACGAGCGCCTGCAGTTCATCAAGGGCGAGTTCTCCCGAGCCGGACGGCAGATCACAGCGGACGCGGCCCAGTCACTGCTCGACGCGATCGGCAATGACCTGCGCGAACTGGCCGCCGCCTGCACCCAGCTGGTCGCCGACACCGAGGGCCGCGTCGACGCCGCCGCCGTCGCCCGCTACCACACCGGAAAGGCCGAAGCCTCGGGGTTCACCGTCGCCGACCGCGCGGTAGAAGGCCGCCTGCCCGAGGCCCTGGAGCAGCTGCGCTGGTCACTGGCGGTGGGCACCGCCCCCGTGCTCATCAACAGCGCCCTCGCCGGAGCGGTCCGCGGCCTGGCGGTGGCCGCCCAGCCGCCCCGGGGCATGTCCGAGGCCGACCTCGCCAAACGCGCCAAGGTTCCACCGTGGAAACTCAAGACCCTCCGCCAACAGGCCCGCGGCTGGTCCCCTCAGGGCGTGGCCCGCGCCATGGAAGTCATCGCAGAAACCGACGCCCTCATCAAGGGCGCCGGCCGCGACCCGGCCTATGCCCTGGAGCGTGCGGTAATCGAGATCGCCAGCGCCCGGTCCCTCCGTTCCTGA
- a CDS encoding ComEC/Rec2 family competence protein — MTTRLGTDAAGMGTPRDLRLVAPAVATWVTALPLLNAPPSTSVIVALITGCAALLLLPVVRHGTAAETVTAPVVAVLACACAAALVVGARVTMVRTSPVAALTEGEGRAAFAAVITRDPRPRSGLPRPGRAEYVIEARTTWVRVGRDREPTQVPVVLLVSGAEWRRLVPSQQVRASGVFLSTDDALTAALVPVRGPPEEAAPPSTAHAIAGLARERLRGASESLPQPERGLLPALLVGDTSELRPETAEDFRATGMTHLLTVSGSNLAIMTGVVIGLSRRLHAPTWCTVLGGAAMIVVFVLLARPEPSVVRAAFMGAIALLALALGRRHTGLAALSAAVIGLLLFDPALAGSYGFALSALATGGILLLAPRWIRSWSQRMPRPLAEAVAVALAAHVACAPVLVLLSEEVSWVAIPANVAAAPMVGAATVLGLCVAAVALVSPPVAAVAIGVPGLAVAWIAAVAEAGARVPHGTVPWRPDLTGALVLAALIALALLLRGRARRIAAIVAVAIGGTVALVQCVAPQWPPPGWAVTACDVGQGDAVVLNAGDGTAVLVDTGEDADAVDDCLDRLGIREVPLMVLTHDHADHVDAAPAVARDRTVHAALAPPGFADRTVGRMLRAYGVPLQAGVAGRTLRSGPWRLDILGPRDGAIGNLNDRSVVVRAERDPPPGSGEAPLSVLLPGDIEESAQLSLLSAGPALDVDVLKTPHHGSATQDPAFLRATRPVITLTSVGADNTYGHPAPETMGQLEVLTAANYRTDLHGDIAVTTGPDGLAVACERGCDTTGPTPESERPHGDPR; from the coding sequence GTGACCACCCGGCTCGGAACCGACGCCGCCGGAATGGGAACCCCCCGCGACCTGCGGTTGGTCGCTCCGGCCGTGGCCACCTGGGTCACGGCTCTCCCCCTACTGAACGCCCCTCCGTCCACCTCGGTCATCGTCGCGCTCATCACCGGATGCGCCGCACTGCTCCTGCTACCGGTCGTCCGCCACGGGACCGCCGCCGAGACGGTGACCGCCCCTGTGGTCGCGGTACTTGCGTGCGCGTGCGCGGCGGCCCTGGTGGTCGGGGCCAGGGTCACGATGGTGCGGACGAGCCCGGTCGCCGCACTTACCGAGGGCGAGGGGCGGGCCGCCTTCGCTGCTGTCATCACCCGTGACCCGCGTCCCCGCTCCGGTCTCCCCCGGCCGGGGCGTGCCGAGTACGTCATCGAAGCGCGGACCACATGGGTCCGAGTCGGTCGCGATCGCGAGCCGACCCAGGTCCCCGTCGTCCTTCTGGTCTCGGGTGCGGAGTGGCGGCGACTGGTCCCCAGCCAGCAGGTGCGGGCCTCAGGTGTGTTCCTGAGCACCGACGACGCGCTGACGGCGGCGCTCGTTCCCGTGCGCGGACCACCCGAAGAGGCGGCCCCGCCATCCACCGCACACGCCATCGCTGGCCTGGCCCGAGAACGGCTGCGCGGCGCGTCGGAATCCCTGCCCCAGCCCGAACGCGGCCTGCTGCCCGCCCTCCTGGTGGGCGACACCTCCGAGCTGCGCCCCGAGACCGCCGAGGACTTCCGCGCCACCGGGATGACGCACCTGCTCACCGTCTCCGGATCCAACCTCGCCATCATGACCGGTGTCGTTATCGGCCTTTCCCGACGCCTGCACGCGCCCACCTGGTGCACCGTCCTCGGCGGAGCCGCGATGATCGTGGTCTTCGTGCTCCTGGCACGCCCGGAACCGAGCGTCGTCCGGGCCGCGTTCATGGGCGCCATCGCGCTGCTGGCACTGGCTCTGGGACGACGGCATACCGGCCTTGCCGCGCTGAGCGCGGCCGTCATCGGACTCCTGCTGTTCGACCCCGCGCTCGCCGGGTCCTATGGCTTCGCGCTGTCGGCGCTGGCCACGGGCGGAATCCTGCTGCTCGCACCGCGATGGATCCGGTCCTGGTCACAGCGGATGCCCCGGCCCCTCGCCGAAGCGGTGGCGGTGGCACTCGCCGCGCATGTGGCGTGCGCGCCGGTGCTGGTGCTGCTCTCCGAGGAGGTGAGCTGGGTCGCCATCCCCGCGAACGTCGCCGCCGCCCCCATGGTCGGTGCGGCCACCGTTCTCGGCCTGTGCGTGGCCGCGGTAGCCCTGGTCTCCCCTCCCGTGGCGGCGGTCGCGATCGGGGTCCCGGGGCTGGCCGTCGCGTGGATCGCCGCCGTGGCGGAGGCGGGGGCACGTGTCCCGCACGGCACCGTTCCGTGGCGTCCCGATCTCACCGGAGCCCTGGTCCTCGCCGCGCTGATCGCGCTCGCTCTCCTCCTTCGCGGCCGGGCACGTCGGATCGCGGCCATAGTGGCCGTCGCGATCGGCGGCACCGTCGCCCTGGTCCAGTGCGTCGCCCCGCAGTGGCCGCCGCCCGGGTGGGCCGTCACGGCGTGCGACGTGGGACAGGGCGATGCCGTCGTACTCAACGCGGGAGACGGCACCGCGGTACTGGTGGACACCGGCGAGGACGCCGACGCGGTGGACGACTGTCTGGACCGGCTCGGCATCAGAGAGGTGCCCCTGATGGTCCTCACTCATGATCACGCCGACCACGTCGATGCCGCACCGGCCGTGGCGCGCGACCGAACCGTGCACGCCGCCCTCGCTCCCCCGGGCTTCGCCGACAGAACCGTCGGGCGGATGCTCCGGGCCTACGGCGTGCCGCTCCAGGCCGGAGTAGCGGGCCGCACACTGCGCTCTGGGCCATGGCGGCTCGACATCCTCGGACCACGTGACGGTGCTATCGGCAACCTCAACGACCGCAGCGTGGTCGTACGGGCGGAACGCGATCCGCCTCCCGGCTCCGGAGAGGCGCCATTGTCGGTGCTGCTCCCCGGAGACATCGAAGAGTCCGCGCAGTTGTCACTGCTCTCCGCGGGCCCGGCACTGGACGTGGACGTACTCAAGACCCCGCACCACGGATCGGCGACCCAGGATCCGGCATTCTTGCGGGCAACCCGGCCCGTGATCACCCTCACCTCCGTCGGCGCGGACAACACCTACGGCCACCCGGCCCCCGAAACCATGGGCCAGCTGGAGGTCCTGACCGCCGCCAACTACCGCACCGACCTGCACGGCGACATCGCCGTCACCACTGGTCCGGACGGCCTCGCGGTGGCGTGCGAGCGCGGCTGCGACACCACCGGCCCGACACCTGAGTCAGAGCGTCCGCATGGAGATCCACGCTGA
- a CDS encoding ComEA family DNA-binding protein: MAEQPLLNRGSLQALLVVCACAILATAWFLLQSRPGTTPAPELISDRGLAPSPSGTAPPAPSSAPAASPTGEVTIHVGGKVEKPGVYTLPAGSRVADAIEAAGGVSADADVDTDTLNLARPLVDGERVLVGITPSPAAPGPNGAAPDAGVRGMPGGPGAPNTQVPLDLNTASSEQLQTLPGIGPVLADRIVRFRDTNGGFGSVEQLREVSGIGERRFADLRERVRVGAR; this comes from the coding sequence TTGGCCGAGCAGCCACTGCTGAACCGCGGCAGCCTTCAGGCCCTCCTCGTCGTCTGCGCCTGTGCCATCCTCGCAACCGCCTGGTTCCTGCTCCAATCACGCCCCGGCACCACTCCGGCGCCCGAGCTGATCTCCGATCGTGGGCTCGCGCCCTCCCCCAGTGGCACGGCGCCACCCGCCCCCTCGTCAGCCCCGGCCGCTTCGCCCACCGGCGAGGTCACCATCCACGTCGGCGGAAAGGTCGAGAAGCCCGGTGTGTACACCCTGCCCGCAGGCTCCCGGGTGGCCGACGCGATCGAGGCGGCAGGTGGCGTCAGCGCCGACGCCGATGTGGACACCGACACCCTCAACCTCGCCCGGCCCCTCGTCGACGGCGAGCGGGTCCTGGTGGGTATCACGCCCTCCCCCGCAGCGCCCGGACCCAACGGCGCCGCTCCCGACGCAGGTGTACGCGGGATGCCCGGCGGCCCCGGCGCACCGAATACTCAGGTCCCCCTCGACCTGAACACCGCGAGCTCCGAGCAGCTGCAGACGCTTCCGGGAATAGGTCCGGTGCTGGCCGACCGCATTGTGCGCTTCCGCGACACCAACGGCGGCTTCGGCAGCGTGGAGCAGTTACGGGAGGTCAGCGGTATCGGCGAGCGGCGCTTCGCCGATCTACGTGAGCGCGTCCGGGTGGGTGCCCGGTGA
- the rpsT gene encoding 30S ribosomal protein S20 — MANIKSQKKRNRQNEKRYMRNKAVRSELKTAIRKFREAAEGGNVDQAVELQRHAARKLDKAVSKGVIHSNQAANRKSAIAKRVDKLEKTA; from the coding sequence ATGGCGAACATCAAGTCGCAGAAGAAGCGCAACCGTCAGAACGAGAAGCGCTACATGCGCAACAAGGCGGTGCGGTCTGAGCTGAAGACCGCCATCCGCAAGTTCCGCGAAGCTGCCGAGGGTGGGAACGTCGATCAGGCCGTCGAGCTGCAGCGCCACGCTGCCCGCAAGCTCGACAAGGCCGTGAGCAAGGGCGTCATCCACAGCAACCAGGCGGCGAACCGCAAGAGCGCGATCGCCAAGCGGGTGGACAAGCTGGAGAAGACCGCCTAG